GATGTTTGGTAATTTTTGTTTTATGGGTGATTATTTCAAAAAAGAGGCTATTGAGTTTGCTTGGGAGTTTTCTACTCAGGTGATAAAGCTTCCTGTTGAGAGAATATATGTATCTGTTTATGAGAAAGATGATGAGGCATTTAAGCTTTGGAATGAGCATATAGGAATACCAAAAGAGAAGATTGTCAGGCTTGGAAAGAAGGATAATTTTTGGGGACCTGCGGGAGATTCTGGAGCTTGCGGACCTTGCAGTGAGCTTTATATTGATATGGGTGAAGAGAAAGGGTGTGGAAAACCTGATTGTTTTGTGGGCTGTGATTGTGAGAGATATTTAGAGTTTTGGAATTTAGTATTCAATGAGTTTTTTCAAGATGTTGATGGCAATTTAACTCCGCTTCAGAATGTTGGTATAGACACAGGAATGGGGCTTGAGAGACTTTGTTATATTGTACAGGGTGTTGAGAGCAATTATCAGACTGATGTAATGAAGCCTATAGTTGATGCTATTTTAAATAAGCTTAATGTTAAATATGAAGGAAACAATAAAACAAAAATAAATTTATTAGCTGACCATTTAAGGGCGTTGGTATTTGTTTTGGCTGAAGGCTGTAAACCGTCTAATGAGGGAAGGGGATATGTTTTAAGAAGACTTTTAAGAAGAGCTTTAAAAACTGCTAATGATTTAGGGCATAAAGGAGCTTTCTTAAATGAGCTTACTTCTTCTGTAATTAATGTTTATAAAGATATATATGATTATCTTCCAAAAGAAGAAGAGAATATTAAAAAGATATTAAAAGAAGAAGAGAATAAATTTTTAAGTACAATATCTGCTGGTATGAATAAGCTTTACAGTGTAATGGAAGAAAACAAAGAAAGCAAAGTAATATCAGGTAAAGATGCTTTTATGCTTTTTGATACTTATGGACTTCCTTTTGATATCACAGAAGAAGAAGCTAGCGACCATGGTTTTACTGTTGATAAAAAAGGTTTTGAAGATGCAATGGAAGAGCAGAAAAAAAGAAGTAGAGGAACAGGAGAAGATAAAAAATCGAAGTTTGGTTTTGTTGAAAATTATGAAACAAAATATGTTGGCGAAGATAGAGAGAGTTTAATTAACGGAGTAAAATCAAAGATAGTAGCTTTATATGAGAACGGAGAGAAGAAAGAGAGTTCATCATCTTCTAATGTTGTTGTAATTACAGAGTCATCGCCTTTTTATGGAGAGATGGGCGGACAGGTTGGAGATAATGGTTTTATAGAAATTTCTAGCGGAGAAAGTTTAAAAGTAGTAGATACACAGAAAAAAGAAAATACTATTATACATATAGTTGATTGCGGCAACAAAACTTTAAAAGTTGGAGAAGAGATAAAACTCATAGTTAATTTCAACAGAAGAAGTGCTATAAGAAAAAACCACACAGCCACTCATATACTTCAAAAAGTTTTAGAATTAACGCTTGGAAATCATATTAATCAGGCAGGAAGTTTTGTTTGCGAAGATTATTTGAGATTTGACTTTACTCACCCTGATTCTATTAATGAAGAGACTCTAATAAACATAGAAAATCAAGTTAATGAAATAGTATTTAAATCAATGCCTGCAGTAATAAAATATATGCCGAAAGAAGAGGCAATAGCTTCTGGGGCTAAGGCATTATTTGGAGAGAAGTATCCAGACACTGTAAGAATACTTGATATTGGCGAAGGATTTTCTGTTGAGCTTTGCGGGGGAAGCCATTTGACAAATACATCTGAAGTTGGTTATTTTCATATAGTAAGTGAAGGTTCTGTTGCAAGCGGTGTGAGAAGAATTGAAGCTATTACTGGGCTTAATGCTGCTAGAGAGGCTACTAATTTATTTAATAAAGTAAAAAGTTTAAGCCATATACTTAATGCAAATAAAGTAGAAGAGCTTACAACTAGAGCTGA
This is a stretch of genomic DNA from Brachyspira sp. SAP_772. It encodes these proteins:
- the alaS gene encoding alanine--tRNA ligase: MTHLELREKFKEFFKSKKHAIEKSSSLIPIDDPSLLFTTAGMLQFKPYYAGIKKAPYSRVATIQKCFRLSDLENIGKTARHHTFFEMFGNFCFMGDYFKKEAIEFAWEFSTQVIKLPVERIYVSVYEKDDEAFKLWNEHIGIPKEKIVRLGKKDNFWGPAGDSGACGPCSELYIDMGEEKGCGKPDCFVGCDCERYLEFWNLVFNEFFQDVDGNLTPLQNVGIDTGMGLERLCYIVQGVESNYQTDVMKPIVDAILNKLNVKYEGNNKTKINLLADHLRALVFVLAEGCKPSNEGRGYVLRRLLRRALKTANDLGHKGAFLNELTSSVINVYKDIYDYLPKEEENIKKILKEEENKFLSTISAGMNKLYSVMEENKESKVISGKDAFMLFDTYGLPFDITEEEASDHGFTVDKKGFEDAMEEQKKRSRGTGEDKKSKFGFVENYETKYVGEDRESLINGVKSKIVALYENGEKKESSSSSNVVVITESSPFYGEMGGQVGDNGFIEISSGESLKVVDTQKKENTIIHIVDCGNKTLKVGEEIKLIVNFNRRSAIRKNHTATHILQKVLELTLGNHINQAGSFVCEDYLRFDFTHPDSINEETLINIENQVNEIVFKSMPAVIKYMPKEEAIASGAKALFGEKYPDTVRILDIGEGFSVELCGGSHLTNTSEVGYFHIVSEGSVASGVRRIEAITGLNAAREATNLFNKVKSLSHILNANKVEELTTRAENLQTEIKKLQKENKQLKTSGSSSKAFIDNCENLNGIKFYNLEFDEDIKDIRLYADTIKERVKDSIAFMISKTNKSIIVQVTGKALKEKNILANSLIKDIISAAGGRGGGKDSFAQGSIENIEKAKEAINKIKSSL